Proteins encoded by one window of Bryobacteraceae bacterium:
- a CDS encoding histone deacetylase, with the protein MLPFKLIYHAGYDLNLGEHVFPARKYRLIRERLLASGFAGEADFVQPKPIDDEDVLAAHDRGWVQRLKFGTLGYQEILKLEIPYSSRMVEAFWLAAGGSVLAARHALEAGAGFNVGGGFHHAFAGHGEGFCAINDIAVTARAVQRRGLVERVMIADCDVHHGNGTAAIFAGDDSVFTLSIHQFQNYPEVKPPSTIDIHLADGTGDDEYLHKLGTALTTALDGFQPQILLYVAGADPYGEDQLGGLSLTMDGLARRDALVIGEARRRGIPVAVMLAGGYAMRTEDTVEIHANTARAVRDALSG; encoded by the coding sequence ATGCTTCCATTCAAGCTGATCTATCACGCCGGCTACGATCTGAATCTCGGCGAGCACGTTTTCCCCGCGCGCAAGTACCGGTTGATTCGCGAACGGCTACTGGCGTCCGGCTTCGCCGGCGAGGCCGACTTTGTCCAGCCGAAGCCGATCGACGACGAGGATGTCCTCGCCGCGCATGACCGGGGTTGGGTGCAGCGGTTGAAGTTCGGCACGCTCGGATATCAGGAGATCCTGAAGCTCGAAATTCCGTATTCGAGCCGGATGGTGGAGGCATTCTGGCTGGCCGCCGGCGGGTCTGTGCTCGCGGCGCGGCATGCGCTCGAAGCCGGAGCCGGGTTCAATGTCGGCGGGGGGTTCCATCATGCGTTCGCGGGCCACGGCGAAGGTTTTTGCGCGATCAACGATATCGCCGTGACGGCGCGCGCGGTGCAGCGGCGGGGACTGGTGGAGCGGGTGATGATCGCCGATTGCGACGTCCATCATGGCAATGGGACGGCGGCCATTTTCGCGGGCGATGACTCGGTGTTCACGCTGTCGATCCACCAATTTCAAAACTACCCGGAGGTGAAGCCGCCTTCGACCATCGACATCCACCTCGCCGACGGCACGGGCGACGACGAGTACCTGCATAAGCTCGGGACGGCGCTGACCACTGCGCTCGATGGGTTTCAGCCGCAGATACTGCTGTATGTCGCCGGGGCGGATCCATACGGGGAAGATCAGCTCGGCGGGCTCTCGCTAACAATGGATGGGCTTGCGCGGCGGGACGCGCTCGTGATCGGCGAGGCGCGCCGTCGCGGGATTCCCGTCGCGGTGATGCTGGCCGGTGGTTACGCCATGCGCACCGAAGATACCGTTGAGATCCACGCTAACACCGCGCGCGCCGTGCGGGACGCGCTGTCCGGGTAG
- a CDS encoding DUF3604 domain-containing protein encodes MTRRRLLAALGAASLSRPTHAQENAPRYNTYFGDLHNHNNIGYAQGSLRRTFEIARNHLDFFAFTPHAQWHDIGHYENNVEHKWINGFAVTRARWPEALEMAREFDVPGKFICIPGYEWHSSGLGDYNVIYPSLDAELFVPYDLKQLQDFARKHGAIMIPHHPALHQGNRGANIGRRDPAVSPVLEIYSEWGNAEHDRAPFPYSRHTEPGRWTRNTYQSFLAQGHRLGVVASTDDHLGYPGAYREGLAAVKATALTREAIFDAIRNRRTYAVTGDRIGLDFSVNGNIMGSEILYARKREIAVGADGWDQIDFVEIIKNNRVVHRDFPQDRVPGAASWEKPVVLRFEYGWGPWPALGITRVCDWLFTIKVENGRIEASQTGFQSGPLEEDRRDRVVERRNTSITVQSFTALRQMIDDRSTKAIVLKIKGTPETRVTLALKKPVDKAVSYTLGELAESSETVYTGDFPKESALLHRVAFAENYQTAFTFTDEDEGKGVNWYYARVTQANGQMAWSSPVWVEAAG; translated from the coding sequence ATGACTCGCCGCCGCCTGCTGGCCGCGCTCGGCGCCGCCTCGCTCTCCCGGCCAACGCACGCCCAGGAGAACGCACCCCGCTACAACACCTATTTCGGCGACCTCCACAATCACAACAACATCGGCTACGCACAAGGGTCGCTCCGGCGCACCTTCGAGATCGCGCGCAACCACCTTGACTTCTTCGCATTCACGCCGCACGCGCAATGGCACGATATCGGCCATTACGAGAACAACGTGGAGCACAAGTGGATCAACGGTTTCGCCGTCACGCGGGCGCGCTGGCCGGAAGCGCTCGAGATGGCCCGCGAATTCGACGTGCCGGGCAAATTCATCTGCATTCCGGGCTACGAATGGCACTCGTCGGGCCTCGGCGACTACAATGTTATCTACCCGAGCCTCGACGCCGAGCTCTTCGTCCCCTACGATCTCAAACAGCTACAGGATTTCGCCCGCAAACATGGCGCAATCATGATCCCGCATCATCCCGCGTTGCACCAGGGAAACCGAGGCGCCAACATCGGCCGGCGGGATCCCGCCGTTTCGCCGGTTCTCGAGATCTATTCGGAGTGGGGGAACGCCGAGCACGACCGAGCGCCGTTCCCCTATTCCCGCCACACCGAGCCCGGCCGCTGGACGCGAAACACGTACCAATCGTTCCTCGCGCAGGGGCATCGGCTGGGCGTGGTCGCCTCCACCGACGATCATCTTGGCTATCCGGGCGCCTATCGCGAAGGGCTCGCCGCCGTGAAGGCCACCGCGCTCACGCGGGAAGCCATCTTCGACGCGATCCGCAACCGCCGAACCTACGCCGTCACCGGCGACCGTATCGGGCTTGACTTCTCGGTCAACGGCAACATCATGGGCTCGGAGATCCTGTACGCGCGCAAACGCGAGATCGCGGTCGGGGCCGACGGATGGGACCAGATCGATTTCGTCGAGATCATCAAGAACAACCGCGTGGTCCACAGGGACTTTCCGCAGGATCGCGTTCCCGGCGCGGCGAGTTGGGAGAAGCCCGTCGTGCTGCGCTTCGAATACGGCTGGGGACCGTGGCCCGCGCTCGGCATCACCCGAGTATGCGATTGGCTGTTCACGATCAAGGTGGAAAACGGCCGCATCGAGGCGTCGCAGACCGGTTTCCAATCCGGCCCGCTCGAAGAGGATCGGCGCGATCGCGTCGTGGAGCGCCGCAATACCTCGATCACCGTCCAATCGTTCACGGCGCTACGCCAGATGATCGACGATCGATCCACCAAGGCGATCGTGCTCAAGATCAAGGGCACACCGGAGACGCGGGTGACGCTCGCCTTGAAGAAGCCGGTGGACAAGGCGGTGAGCTATACGCTCGGAGAGCTGGCCGAATCGAGCGAGACGGTGTACACGGGCGATTTCCCCAAGGAATCCGCGCTGCTGCACCGCGTGGCGTTCGCCGAAAATTACCAGACCGCGTTCACCTTCACCGACGAGGACGAAGGCAAGGGCGTGAACTGGTACTACGCGCGCGTCACGCAGGCCAACGGGCAAATGGCGTGGTCGAGCCCGGTGTGGGTGGAGGCAGCGGGGTAG
- a CDS encoding enoyl-CoA hydratase, which yields MSHVAAARDGEIAIVTLNRPAKRNALSLELMTDLIAALQAAADARAVILAAEGPVFSSGHDLSEMTGQAITRYRRLFDVCTRLMETVQSIPPPVIAEVQGLATAAGCQLAATCDLTVVSERAAFAAPGVRIGLFCTTPMVALTRAVGRKRAMEMLLTGRRVDAETAVEWGLANRAVPHEQLRESTLGLAREIAVASSFTVALGKQAFYSQIDLDQPKAYAYAKEVMSMNALAEDAQEGIGAFLEKRPACWKGR from the coding sequence ATGAGCCATGTAGCCGCTGCCCGCGATGGCGAAATCGCCATCGTCACATTGAATCGGCCCGCGAAGCGCAATGCTCTTTCGCTCGAGTTGATGACGGACCTGATCGCCGCCCTCCAGGCGGCCGCCGATGCCCGCGCGGTGATCCTGGCCGCCGAAGGTCCCGTGTTCAGCTCCGGGCACGACCTCAGCGAAATGACCGGGCAGGCGATCACCCGCTACCGCCGCCTGTTCGACGTCTGCACGCGGCTGATGGAGACCGTGCAGTCCATCCCCCCGCCGGTGATCGCCGAGGTGCAGGGGCTCGCCACCGCAGCCGGGTGCCAGCTCGCCGCCACCTGCGACCTCACCGTGGTTTCGGAACGCGCCGCCTTCGCGGCCCCGGGCGTACGGATCGGGTTGTTCTGCACCACACCAATGGTCGCGCTCACCCGAGCCGTGGGCCGCAAGCGCGCGATGGAGATGCTGCTCACGGGCCGCCGCGTAGACGCCGAGACGGCGGTGGAGTGGGGTCTCGCCAACCGCGCCGTACCCCACGAGCAGCTCCGCGAATCGACGCTTGGGCTGGCCCGCGAGATCGCCGTAGCGAGTTCGTTCACCGTCGCCCTGGGCAAGCAGGCGTTCTATTCGCAGATCGATCTCGACCAGCCGAAAGCGTATGCGTATGCCAAGGAAGTGATGTCGATGAATGCGCTCGCCGAGGATGCGCAGGAAGGGATCGGAGCGTTTCTCGAAAAGCGCCCCGCTTGTTGGAAGGGGCGGTAG
- a CDS encoding CopG family transcriptional regulator, giving the protein MVRTQIQLTDDQVSSLRRTAGLRGVSMAELIRMSLDTFIAREGATSRDAKVERARSVVGRFASGTGDTGREHDKYLTAAFGKQ; this is encoded by the coding sequence ATGGTGCGAACACAGATTCAGCTCACGGACGACCAGGTATCCTCTCTCCGCCGCACTGCGGGTCTGCGAGGGGTGTCCATGGCGGAGTTGATCCGCATGAGCCTGGACACCTTCATCGCGCGGGAAGGCGCAACCAGCCGTGACGCTAAGGTGGAGCGCGCCCGCAGCGTCGTGGGGCGGTTCGCTTCCGGAACCGGCGACACGGGCCGGGAGCATGACAAGTACCTGACCGCCGCGTTCGGCAAGCAGTGA
- a CDS encoding acyl--CoA ligase family protein — MISPLTPLSFLARSALVYPDKIAMVDGDRRFTYAQFHERIHRLGAALRAAGVEKGDRVAVLAQNTPTALEPHYGVPLIGAVLVMLNTRLKGAELAWMLNHCEAKVLLTQPDLLPLIEPELPNLPHLRLASDDYEGFIARGRLPLTNIPEPEENDTISINYTSGTTGFPKGVMHTHRGAYLNAAAEVVEMGIREDSAYLWTVPLFHCNGWCFSWAVTLAGARHICLPRVDPERIVELIEREHITHMGGAPVVVNSLANYCSTRGIRFPHTVRITTAGAPPSPAVIRAAIEMGAEVEHLYGLTETYGPHTICAWRTEWNSLSIPDHARKKARQGVPYAMFGVDLRVVDGEMNDVPRDGGTMGEVIMRGNNVMKGYLNNPEATADAFRGGWFHSGDVAVWHPDGYIEIRDRSKDIIISGGENISSVEVERTIWDHPAVLEAAVVAFPDDKWGEVPKAHVLLKDGHEVSAGELISFCRERLAHFKCPKIVEFGPLPKTATGKIRKNELRSAAWAGQEKRVKG; from the coding sequence ATGATATCGCCCCTCACTCCGCTGTCGTTTCTCGCACGATCGGCACTGGTGTACCCGGACAAGATCGCGATGGTCGACGGAGACCGCCGTTTCACATATGCGCAGTTCCACGAACGGATCCACAGGCTAGGCGCGGCCTTGCGGGCGGCCGGGGTGGAGAAGGGCGATCGCGTCGCCGTGCTTGCGCAGAACACGCCCACCGCGCTCGAGCCGCACTACGGCGTTCCGCTCATCGGGGCCGTTCTTGTGATGCTCAACACACGGCTCAAGGGCGCCGAGCTCGCCTGGATGCTGAACCACTGCGAGGCCAAAGTGCTGCTCACCCAGCCGGACCTCCTGCCGCTGATCGAACCCGAACTGCCGAACCTTCCGCACCTGCGCCTGGCAAGCGACGACTACGAGGGATTCATCGCCCGCGGCCGGCTTCCGCTCACCAATATCCCGGAACCGGAAGAGAACGACACCATCTCGATCAACTACACTTCGGGCACCACCGGTTTTCCCAAAGGCGTGATGCATACTCATCGCGGCGCATACCTGAACGCGGCGGCGGAAGTGGTGGAGATGGGAATCCGCGAGGACTCCGCCTACCTCTGGACCGTCCCCCTGTTCCACTGTAATGGCTGGTGCTTTTCCTGGGCCGTCACGCTCGCCGGGGCCCGCCACATCTGCCTTCCACGCGTGGACCCGGAGCGGATTGTTGAGCTCATCGAACGCGAGCACATTACGCATATGGGTGGCGCGCCGGTGGTGGTGAACTCGCTGGCGAACTACTGCTCGACGCGAGGGATCCGCTTTCCCCACACCGTCCGCATCACTACCGCCGGGGCGCCGCCGTCGCCGGCCGTGATTCGCGCGGCGATCGAGATGGGCGCCGAAGTGGAGCACCTCTACGGGCTCACCGAGACCTACGGTCCGCACACGATCTGCGCCTGGCGTACCGAATGGAACTCGCTTTCGATCCCGGATCACGCCCGCAAGAAGGCGCGGCAGGGCGTTCCGTACGCGATGTTTGGCGTTGACCTCCGCGTGGTCGACGGCGAGATGAACGACGTGCCGCGCGACGGCGGCACCATGGGCGAAGTGATCATGCGCGGCAACAACGTCATGAAAGGCTACCTCAACAACCCCGAGGCCACGGCGGACGCCTTCCGTGGCGGCTGGTTCCACTCGGGCGACGTGGCCGTGTGGCATCCGGACGGCTACATCGAAATCCGCGACCGGTCGAAGGACATCATCATCTCCGGCGGCGAGAACATCTCGTCGGTGGAGGTGGAGCGCACCATCTGGGATCATCCGGCGGTGCTCGAAGCCGCCGTGGTCGCGTTCCCGGATGACAAGTGGGGCGAGGTGCCCAAGGCGCACGTGCTGCTCAAGGACGGCCACGAGGTGAGCGCCGGGGAACTGATCTCCTTCTGCCGAGAACGGCTGGCCCATTTCAAGTGTCCGAAGATCGTCGAGTTCGGGCCACTGCCCAAAACCGCCACCGGGAAGATTCGCAAGAATGAACTTCGCTCGGCGGCGTGGGCCGGCCAGGAGAAACGGGTGAAAGGATGA
- a CDS encoding PIN domain-containing protein has translation MTFVDTSAIYALLDRDDDQHARAGRCWFELLDSESPMFTTNYVVVECCALAQSRLGLEAVRAIEDDLLPVLDVVWVDEPVHRLAITAMLAARRRKLSLVDCVSFTVMRRLGLTRAFAFDDHFAEEGFSFPS, from the coding sequence GTGACGTTCGTCGATACGTCGGCCATCTACGCGCTGCTCGATCGCGACGACGACCAGCACGCCAGGGCGGGCCGCTGCTGGTTCGAGCTGCTCGATTCGGAAAGCCCGATGTTCACCACCAACTACGTGGTGGTGGAGTGTTGCGCTTTAGCCCAGAGCCGGCTGGGGCTCGAAGCCGTGCGAGCCATCGAAGACGACCTGCTGCCCGTGCTTGACGTGGTTTGGGTGGATGAGCCGGTTCACCGGCTCGCCATCACCGCCATGCTTGCCGCGCGTCGCAGAAAGCTGAGCCTGGTGGACTGTGTGAGCTTCACGGTGATGCGGCGCCTCGGCCTCACGCGCGCGTTCGCTTTCGACGATCACTTCGCTGAGGAAGGCTTCTCCTTCCCGAGCTGA
- a CDS encoding phosphate acyltransferase has translation MALPDSATEFLALQAERVRRLPRRQRIVFPEGNDPRVREAAQRLRSESLVEPVLITDAAADPRLGRYADLLHERRRAKGMTRMEAGELAMLPLYQGCLMVAAGDADGFVGGAANSTADTVRAALHSIGALPKVKTVSTFMLLCVRDRSFGRHGVLTIADPAMVIDPSPSELADITIATAASTRALFGIEPVVAMLSFSTKGSGKHKKSDTVVEAFRIVRARAPELHVDAELQADAALVEAVGRSKAPGSTVAGRANTLIFPDINAANIGYKLVERLGGAAAIGPFLQGLARPANDLSRGCSANDIYGVALVTALQADQG, from the coding sequence ATGGCCCTGCCGGACTCGGCTACGGAATTTCTCGCGCTGCAGGCGGAACGGGTGCGCCGGCTTCCCCGGAGACAGCGGATCGTGTTTCCCGAGGGCAACGACCCAAGGGTGCGCGAAGCGGCGCAGCGCCTCCGGAGCGAAAGCCTTGTCGAGCCCGTGCTGATCACCGACGCGGCCGCCGACCCGCGTCTCGGCCGGTACGCGGATCTGCTCCACGAACGCAGGCGCGCCAAGGGCATGACGCGCATGGAGGCCGGCGAGCTCGCCATGCTGCCGCTGTACCAAGGGTGTCTCATGGTGGCGGCAGGCGACGCCGATGGCTTCGTCGGCGGGGCGGCCAACAGCACCGCGGATACGGTTCGGGCGGCTCTGCATTCCATCGGCGCGCTGCCGAAAGTGAAGACCGTTTCCACCTTCATGCTGCTCTGCGTGCGGGACCGGTCTTTCGGACGCCACGGGGTGCTCACCATCGCCGACCCCGCGATGGTGATCGACCCATCGCCCTCCGAACTGGCCGACATCACCATCGCGACCGCGGCGAGCACCCGGGCGCTGTTCGGAATCGAGCCCGTGGTGGCGATGCTTTCGTTTTCGACCAAGGGTAGCGGGAAGCACAAGAAGTCCGACACGGTCGTGGAGGCGTTCCGCATCGTGCGGGCGCGGGCGCCGGAACTCCATGTGGACGCGGAGTTGCAGGCCGACGCGGCGCTGGTCGAGGCGGTCGGACGCTCCAAGGCGCCCGGCTCCACCGTCGCCGGCAGGGCGAACACGCTCATCTTCCCCGACATCAACGCGGCGAACATCGGCTACAAACTGGTGGAACGGCTGGGCGGGGCGGCGGCGATCGGGCCGTTTCTCCAGGGCCTGGCCAGGCCGGCCAACGATCTTTCGCGCGGGTGTTCTGCCAACGACATCTACGGCGTGGCTCTGGTCACCGCCTTGCAGGCGGATCAGGGTTGA